In Aspergillus chevalieri M1 DNA, chromosome 7, nearly complete sequence, the sequence cgatcGACCGTGTCATAGTTCTGAAGCTGACGGTTGTTCCGTCAGGCATGGTGGCTTTGGTTGCCAGGAGCTTGGTGATGAGCTCGGTGTCCAGCAGGAGAGGATGATCGGAGAGAGGGGTATAGTAGGAGGTTAGCTGCGGAAGAGCCAGAGTCGAGAGGTAGTGGTGGTGCGATGGTCCAAGGACGAAGATGCGTTGACTAGCTTATTAGCCAGGTCTTTAAAGGATGTCAGGTAACTTACGCCTTCGACAAGTCCAACGCTTTGTACGCATAAGCAGCACAAGGTCCTGAATACGCATATCCCGCATGTCTAAAAATCAGCATAACAATCACCCACAGTAAGTAAAAACTCACGGAGCAATAACAACACGAGCACCAGGCACAGGCAAGCGCCCTATACCCTGGATCTTATCAGGAACCTGACCCAACCATTGGTCCAACTGACGAGTTAGATGACGTCGATTGTCCGAGTACCACGAGCCCGCGTGAGAAGCTTCTCTGGGTTCCATTTTGAGGTGTCGTATGGAGTAGGTGATGGATAAGATGGTTGAAGTGGATGGTTGAGAATGCTGTCAAGAGCGGGGAGAGCGGGGTTTCGTCATAGTGGAGTTACCGGGATGCCGAACTGGCTTCGGCATGCCGATCGAGTTAGTGAGAATTAGAGTAGGTTCTAAAAATGCATACTCTAAATGATTCATAGTACGTAGTATTGACTTTGCCTGAAATTGGTCTATAGCAATCCTTATGGATGCTTGGAGAATGTGCATTGGAGTACTCCGGCCGCTCATTGATTGAACCTAGGCTCTCTGGACTACAAGTAATGGTACAATGTCAAAATGGAAGTTGGATTTCCAGTATCTTCAGAGCAGGATCTGCAGATTACGTAGAACACTCTGTAGTCCGTTCAGAACatggagtacggagtacatacagaCACATATCTATACTTTCAATTCACAGCATCGCGTGACCGCGTCGCGATGTGAAGTCGAGCACACAATGCTCTAGCTTAGCTTCATGCTTCATTGAGAGGTGCAAAGTATGATCTATAGACTTAGTCTGTACCATTGCTCCCTGCTGAGCGACGCTATATCCAATCTCAAGTTGACGGCCGGCCAGATTCCAATAAAACCAATACGGGTTAGCGCATACCCGTGACGTGACGCGATTCGCCTTGTCAGACGCGaccaaccaccaccactttTGTCAGCCTGCTCAATCCTGTCCGAATTTAGTTTATATTGCCAGCGAGCGTTGAATTTCCGAATATACCACATCCCACACATACATCGAAATACTCCATTAAGACGAACCGAGACGAATTGACGACGCGATTGCCTCCACCGCACCATTGATTGCCCCTACCAACAATTGCCCACAAGACGAGACGATAACAATGCTTCGAACCATGTCCCTCAAACGCAAAGCATCGTTCTCTACATTTCCCACTCCTGATATGACGCCGGTTGTCGAAGGACCGTCAGTGACAATGGACGACGCACCGCATCTGAACAGCCGGACACGAAAGCGCTTTAGGAATGGCCGTCCGGAAGAGAAGATAGTATATGGTGAGCCCACTGACAGGGGTAATGACAATTTCGCGCGAAAAGCTAACGTGGATAGAAAACACTCTCCGATGGCTCTACTCAGCCCAGCAGCGACAAGAGTCCACCACTATAAATACAAGCACAGAAGACGAGAACGAGAATACAGACTCAGAACCGCTACCGACACCGGAAACGATTGATCCCCGACAACAAACACTACACAGATTCTTTAAATCTGCTCCATCATCTGCCACTTCCTCGTCGCGCGCGACCCGACAATCGGCTGGCCCGATACAGATGAACAATGGATTCTTACAACCATACTCTCATAATATGAACTCGCCGGGTCTGTCAATGGGAAGCGATGATAATCGCAGCCCGAGTTCGAGGTTTATGGTGGCcgatatggatatggatgttgaTATGGATTCTGGGAGCGATCAGTCTCTTGGGTCCAAGGGAGACGCTGGGGTTTTTAAATGGATGTAGCAGATTCTCTGCTACGTCGTTATATGTTaagttctttcttctcagTCACGATCAATTTGGGCGATTTCGGGCACGGCGTTTGGGAGTAAACACGGATGATTGGTAGCCCATGGGCCGCATTGTATTTCTTTTATATAAATATGATAGAAATTTTTGGATACTCTGATAATCGCGTGCCTTGCATTTCTTGTAGCAAACACATGATTGCCGCCTTGTAGCCTCAGGTATCACCCACGGATATCATTATATTTAGCTCTCAACTTCGCTCCGAACAGCCACCAACACCACATTCGTACAAACCAGCATACAACTAGCCAAGGAGGAGCGGTGAAACAAGACTCCCTCCGGTTCTCCAATTGATCAGGATTCCTCGCTCGAGTATCGCAATCGCCGCTTCGGTATATCACCGCACCGCCGCACCACGAGACCATCTTCTTGAACACTACCAATCACCTACCTGCACTGGTTGGACCTGAGCGTTGGATCCAATAAGCAAAACTATAATAGATTTTACTGGCGGTCACGATGGATACGCAGCAAGCCGTTCAATATCTGGACTCGTTGATCGGTCAGACGTTGCGGGTGCATACGACGGATACGCGCCTATTCGTGGGCACGTTCAAGTGCACAGATGCGGTACGTATATAACACCCTATAGCCGACTACCACACTATatgaagaaaaagcaaaacgAGAAAAGGAATGCGCTGACTGTGATGTCTCGAATCTAGGCCCGCAATGTCATCCTCGCGACTACCCACGAATACCGCTACCCCTCCCCATCCGTCGTTAAAGAGGTCGCTTCCGGCGCGAATGACCCAGAAAAGAGAAGCAGTGGGACAGCCAATTCGCAGAACGTTAGAGCAAATATGACCAGTCGACTGATCGGACTGGTGGTGATACCCGGGCAACATATCACGCGGATCGAACTGGAAGAGACACCCGAGCAGGTCAACGTACGAGAGGCATTACAGAAGTCATAGTTGGTAGATGGCTTGGATGCTATCCGCGGGAGTAATTACGAATGATGATTTTTGGTTTCTGTCTTTTCCTGTTTTTCTCATCCCGACTGGTTGCGCTTCGTATTGCGCATCAGCGCTGAATCTCTTGACTTCTATCTGGTCTACTGTCCCCGATTTTGGGGCGTTTATCGCGTGGGCAGATAATGCGTCATGGATGGGAGAGCAACATGGACTGTGCATATCACACAGAAGACGCAGTGGACAAGTTGCCCCTCATGCTGGGACCGGGGTGAGTCTTACATATCGCCAAGATGCGGACAAGAAAAGCATGGCCATAAGTGGCTAGGAGAAAACCCGTTGGCGATGTGATGCATCGTCGGAGGGGTGGGAAATATACATGGACGGGTGATGTTCCTGCAGGGCTGCGCTCTGGGTGACGGCCCTACCGGATGCGTAATGCCAATGCCCGACGGACAGAGTCTGGACAACAATCTGTGTGGTGGATGATGGCGGACATAATCATTCTGTCGCGTTTCTCGCCTTTTTTGTGTTGCTGTCCTGTCGGTTCTGGCCCCGCATTTGACTCTTTTCCCCCCTGGTTCCCTGTTCTGCCAATGGTTGATGGCGTCGGGGATGAGCTCAGGAACGGCCATAATACTCGATACAGCACCTTATTGACCAGATCGGGCACCATTGGAGAAACAAAAGGATATAAGCTGACCGCCAGCTGCATTCGATACAATTCGAGCGGAGGAGAGTAAGGCTGCACGAGTGTCTACCAACGAGAAAAGTAGATGCCGAGGCCCTGTCCTATGATGTCTTCAGCCAAGAGAGCCGTGCGGAGGGGCAGGCAGCTCTGAATGCTGCAAGTATTGTGGGGAGGAGTGATTGTGCATTGATGCCAACATTAACAGAGCAATAACAGAGCATTATCAGTCTAGACTATTTTCACTTGTAGAGAGGTATATATAAATAATAGACATGAATAAGGTCTAGATATCATCCATTAGGCACCAGTCGACATCATCGACTCTTGCCTCTCGGGCCGACGGTTTCTCCGCTTTGTCCCGATCGAGACCAAAAACGCCCGCCCGGCCAGAAGCACCGCTGTTTGTCCCGGAGAGACACCTCTCTGAAGAGTCCTTGATTTAGAGTGCCCTCAACTTCATCTCAGCTTCATTTTGTTCATTTCCATCTTCACTCCATTCTTGCGCCGCTGTTGCTCTTTCATCAGGTATGTATTATCTCCTCTCTTCCACCCCCCTTTGCCAGCTCTGGAGAGAGACAGCAACCCCATAATGACGCATTGCCTACCGTCTGTCATTTCTCCTCTATTttgcctcctcctcctccgcctcctcctcctcaactCCACATTCCCATTGTTGCTCTCTTTTCGTCTGGGGCTCCAGCTTTTGATCTCTTGACATCTCTCCTGGTCACCTGTCCACCCACATCAACTGACCATTTCTGTATAGTACATACCAAAGCAGGTTGCGGTCGTTTCTTTTGACGAATCGGATcctttccctcttcctccagcTGCTCCTAGCTCCTCTTTTCGTCCTCTGTCGGTGACTCGGATAAAAGtagcttcttctgctgctgctgatacTGCTACTATCGTTGCTGCTGCGTCTAATTTGCTCTGCTGTCGTGGTGCATTGTGGTCTGCTGTGCTGTGCTGTTGCTGTGCTGTGATGCCATTCGGTTGTCCATCGTAGCTTCACATTCGCTCCTTATCGCCGTTCTGCTCTGctgttctcttcttcctcactGGTGAGAGATAGTCCCAACCCGGGAGAGCTCGTCTTCGTTCCAGACTGTCTCGTCATAAAGTCCCATTGCCGGCCTCCGATCGGGTGTTCTTGCTCTATTCACACACGGGCCTTTCAAGTTAGCACGGGCCTTTGATAAATcccgaaaaggaaaaattTCATTCAGCATTGACTGGTGTTTGTTGCCTGCTTGGCGTTCTTgaattttctttttatttttttttcctctgcCCAACGGCGGGACACCACCTCCTTTTTAACTCTGCTCGCGGAAGCTTCGGGTGAAACGGTGGTGACCAAGACGCCTTTTCAGCATTTCAACGCCAATTGCAGGGCTCTGTGCGCCCGCTGTCTTTTCCTATCGCTTGTTTTTCATCTGCCATCTCTGATCCTTCTTTTCCATCTCCCGCGCTTGGCAGATATCCCACCTTGCAGTCATGGGTCAATCACATTCCAAGGGCGGCTCTAGCTCCGGCGACCAATTGCAGTCGCTCCCTTCCTTCACTCGTTCAGACACCCAAGAGTCTCGTCGCTCTTTTCGCGGCTCGATCCGATCTAAGATCAGGAGCAGCGACAGTCCCCGCGCGTCTCTCACGGGGTTGTCTCGGACGGATAGTCAGACGGATAAGTCGGACACAGGGTCAGTGAGATCGTCGAAGTCAGCAAAGTCGACTGGAAGTCGACGCGATTCCAACCCCCAGAGCCCGGGATCGGAGGATGCTGGTGCCCAGTCCGATGTCCCCGACCCCCCGCCGTCACCTTCGATGTCCAACAGCCTGAAAAAGGGCCACAAGGATGTGAATGAGATGCAGGCAAGTGGGGAGGTCGATCATGTTTCAGATGTACCACCGACCGGTGGCGTcccggagaaggagaaaccCAAGGTTATTGAATCGATTCTTATCAAGCGGGATAATCAGCTCAATCCCATTTTGGATTTCATAATGAACGCTCCCCTGGAGACCAGCGGGTCGCCTGGAATGGGAATGGGAGCTCTGAAGTCCATCGACCTGGACGACATGATCTCACGCCTGCTGGATGCTGGCTACTCGACCAAGGTCACCAAAACCGTCTGCTTGAAAAACGCAGAGATTACTGCCATTTGTAGCGCGGCTCGAGAGTTATTCCTTTCGCAGCCGGCACTGCTGGAGCTGTCGGCTCCGGTCAAGATCGTTGGTGATGTTCATGGTCAATACACCGATCTCATCCGACTGTTTGAGATGTGCGGCTTCCCTCCGACTTCGAACTATCTCTTCCTTGGTGACTATGTCGACCGTGGGAAGCAGAGCTTGGAAACCATCTTGTTGCTTCTGTGCTATAAGCTCAAATACCCGGAGAACTTCTTCCTTTTGCGAGGCAACCACGAGTGCGCCAACGTCACCCGTGTGTACGGGTTCTATGATGAGTGTAAGCGCCGTTGCAACATCAAGGTCTGGAAGACCTTCATCGACACCTTTAATTGCCTCCCCATTGCTGCCATCGTTGCTGGGAAGATCTTCTGTGTTCACGGCGGTCTGTCCCCAAGTCTGTCGCACATGGACGATATTCGAGGAATTGCTCGACCCACTGACGTCCCTGATTATGGATTGCTCAATGACCTTCTCTGGAGTGATCCGGCTGATATGGAGGAAGATTGGGAGCCCAACGAGCGTGGTGTTAGTTATTGTTTCGGCAAGCAGGTCATTATGAATTTCTTGCAGCGTCACGATTTCGACCTGGTTTGCCGTGCCCACATGGTTGTCGAGGACGGTTATGAATTCTACCAGGATCGGATCCTGGTCACGGTTTTCTCTGCTCCTAATGTATGTATTCCACTTCGTACCTTTGTTTGAAGGAGACTAACAATCACAGTACTGCGGTGAATTCGACAACTGGGGTGCAATCATGTCGGTTTCCGGCGAGCTGCTCTGTAGCTTCGAACTCTTGAAACCCTTGGATTCGGCTGCCTTGAAGAATCATATCAAGAAGGGCCGGAACAAGCGGAACAGCATCTTGAGTAGTCCTGTAAGTAGTCCCTTGCTTACCTACtccccttttttttctcgccAAGGGTTAGGATTGGGATTCTACCCTTGTGCTACCATGCCGAGACTCTTGTCACTTATTACTTTTATGATTTTATTTGCTAAACAAACTTGCAGCCTGCGCCTGTATCAGCCCAAAGTTACTAAAGCGGTATCGTTCTTTATACTGCCAAGACCTCGGCATGCACATTATGTCACCGTCAGACTGATTATTTGGTCATAAAATGGCCTGAAATGGCCCATCTCCCGTGCAGTTTCCCTCCAATTGGGATGCAGCATTCTAAGAGCGTTGGTACTACCCCAGCGCCGAAATCTTCCGTCAGTGTACATCGTTTGTCGGGTGGGCGTTAGGGCCAGTCTAACGTCCCTTGCATTCAACGTTCAATTCGACCAGGCGCCGTCTGCCGGCGGTACGGGACTTCGAGTCCGTTGCTCATAGCAGCCATACTGGTTTGACGGACTCGAAGAAACCACGCCTCCTTGTACAGTTCCTTTCATATCAGTGCGTATTTAGCGACTTGCGGATCCTACGATGAAAACAATAATGACTTCATGTACTTCTATCTTTTCTCATGTCATGTTCCGCGGGTTCACCGCTGCTCTGGTTGATATTACATCTGTCGGTTTCTGACGGCCGAGCAGCAGATTGGGCTGTTGTAATGccattctttttctcctctctGTTTCGTTATTAATAGGTTAGGTACTCAGTTAATCATTGGCGTTGGCATTGACTCATAATCCTGTCTTTGGTAAATTCATCGTGTCATCATTCCATTTAACTATCTATAGACCACGGTTCTTCACCTGCGTACGAATTTCATCCTCAATCCTGGTGCCCTTATTCAAATCGTCCGAATTAGACCCAATGCGAACCATCCCAAACCTGGCGTCCTAGCGACGCTCCGTCAAATTCCTTCTTGTCTTTTGCAAATCAGAAATGCGCAGGAGTGGGACTGATGCTTCCACATCTTCCATCGTTCTATTGCTCATTCATCATTACTTCTCCCATCTAGCTTGTAAGACCCAGTGAATACAGAAAGGGGAGAGACTTGGCATGGCTGAAATGCAACGTAATGAAATGTTCATATTTGTCTTGTCTACTCTCCAGCTAGTCCGGTATCCTTATGATCGAGAATTCTACTACCAGTGCGTAATGACATTGATTCTCCGAAAGGCTTGCGAATACATTGGCCCTCTGCATCACTCTCGCCACAAGCTTACTTTGTTTATCACTAAACATTGCAGACTACCAATTACACTAACGCCTTGGATTTTGGTTTCACAGTAGCTCCCTGTTCTTACATCCTTGACAAAGCTCCATGGTCTGGTCCGCTTGAGTTTGGTTAGGGTAGGGATAAGATATCCTGCCCGAGGCTACCAGGTGCAAAATGTCATTATACCGGCAAAAGTTCAGTAATCAGTAATTTGCGTGTCCGAAGACCGACATCCGACGTAGATAAAACTATATAACATGGACCAAAGGCTTTCTTCCCCAGCTATTCCAATTCTACCGTCCATTCTACAACCAGCAACATGAGCACAAACCAAACTGTGTCCATTGAGTATACAGGCAAGACCGCCATTATCACCCTTGATAACCCAAAGAAGC encodes:
- a CDS encoding LSM domain-containing protein (COG:S;~EggNog:ENOG410PS56;~InterPro:IPR034110,IPR010920,IPR001163;~PFAM:PF01423;~go_component: GO:0031417 - NatC complex [Evidence IEA]); this encodes MDTQQAVQYLDSLIGQTLRVHTTDTRLFVGTFKCTDAARNVILATTHEYRYPSPSVVKEVASGANDPEKRSSGTANSQNVRANMTSRLIGLVVIPGQHITRIELEETPEQVNVREALQKS
- a CDS encoding uncharacterized protein (COG:S;~EggNog:ENOG410PU5A) is translated as MLRTMSLKRKASFSTFPTPDMTPVVEGPSVTMDDAPHLNSRTRKRFRNGRPEEKIVYENTLRWLYSAQQRQESTTINTSTEDENENTDSEPLPTPETIDPRQQTLHRFFKSAPSSATSSSRATRQSAGPIQMNNGFLQPYSHNMNSPGLSMGSDDNRSPSSRFMVADMDMDVDMDSGSDQSLGSKGDAGVFKWM
- the phzA gene encoding putative serine/threonine protein phosphatase (COG:T;~EggNog:ENOG410PFNB;~InterPro:IPR029052,IPR011159,IPR031675,IPR006186, IPR004843;~PFAM:PF00149,PF16891;~go_function: GO:0004724 - magnesium-dependent protein serine/threonine phosphatase activity [Evidence IEA];~go_function: GO:0016787 - hydrolase activity [Evidence IEA]) — encoded protein: MGQSHSKGGSSSGDQLQSLPSFTRSDTQESRRSFRGSIRSKIRSSDSPRASLTGLSRTDSQTDKSDTGSVRSSKSAKSTGSRRDSNPQSPGSEDAGAQSDVPDPPPSPSMSNSLKKGHKDVNEMQASGEVDHVSDVPPTGGVPEKEKPKVIESILIKRDNQLNPILDFIMNAPLETSGSPGMGMGALKSIDLDDMISRLLDAGYSTKVTKTVCLKNAEITAICSAARELFLSQPALLELSAPVKIVGDVHGQYTDLIRLFEMCGFPPTSNYLFLGDYVDRGKQSLETILLLLCYKLKYPENFFLLRGNHECANVTRVYGFYDECKRRCNIKVWKTFIDTFNCLPIAAIVAGKIFCVHGGLSPSLSHMDDIRGIARPTDVPDYGLLNDLLWSDPADMEEDWEPNERGVSYCFGKQVIMNFLQRHDFDLVCRAHMVVEDGYEFYQDRILVTVFSAPNYCGEFDNWGAIMSVSGELLCSFELLKPLDSAALKNHIKKGRNKRNSILSSPPAPVSAQSY